Proteins from one Streptomyces caniferus genomic window:
- a CDS encoding ATP-grasp domain-containing protein: MTPPQRPLFAVLYDAGAVPAGEIGAGLADLGDIVFLVPDRSAHVDQLRPVMELLGEVRTLTGQPAEDVALVRALAPDAILTFCEDMIRPGAELAAALGLPGLSVETARLYTDKGAQRRALRAAGVDGTAVRVVESPEDWDEALRAIGLPSLAKPVTASRSRDAYALRTPEDARAVRARLDALAADGAWEPFILEEFLEGRASEPFGDYVSVESVCTPSGITHLVLTGKSPVVPPFRGTGRIWPSHLPRAEEAEIFALVTRALEAVGADNGFAHTELKLTPDGPRIIELNGRLSGHVNMMARESCGVDMVRIGALLALGEEPYLPTFDFGGKVHFQYNNLAPLRPAGLVAVHGAEAVRELPGITAYRNFVRPGDDLPGGTSTLTLDTISGVCEGHEAVMRTIDAARAALTFDFRFEDGVHSLNGLELPLH, translated from the coding sequence ATGACACCACCTCAGCGGCCGCTCTTCGCCGTTCTCTACGATGCCGGTGCGGTGCCCGCCGGAGAGATCGGCGCGGGCCTCGCCGACCTCGGGGACATCGTCTTCCTGGTCCCGGACCGCTCCGCCCACGTGGACCAACTCCGGCCGGTAATGGAGCTGTTGGGCGAGGTCCGGACCCTCACCGGACAGCCGGCCGAGGACGTGGCCCTGGTCCGCGCGCTCGCCCCGGACGCGATCCTCACCTTCTGCGAGGACATGATCCGTCCGGGTGCCGAACTCGCCGCCGCACTCGGTCTGCCCGGCCTGTCCGTGGAGACCGCCCGCCTCTACACCGACAAGGGCGCACAGCGCCGGGCGCTGCGCGCGGCGGGCGTCGACGGGACGGCGGTCCGGGTCGTGGAGTCGCCCGAGGACTGGGACGAGGCCCTGCGCGCCATCGGTCTGCCCTCGCTCGCCAAGCCGGTGACCGCCTCCCGGAGCCGGGACGCCTACGCGCTGCGCACGCCCGAGGACGCACGCGCCGTACGTGCCCGCCTCGACGCCCTCGCCGCCGACGGGGCCTGGGAGCCGTTCATCCTGGAGGAGTTCCTCGAGGGCAGGGCGAGCGAGCCGTTCGGCGACTATGTGTCGGTCGAGAGCGTCTGTACGCCCTCGGGCATCACCCATCTGGTGCTGACCGGAAAGTCCCCGGTCGTGCCGCCGTTCCGCGGTACCGGCCGGATCTGGCCCAGTCATCTGCCGCGCGCGGAGGAAGCGGAAATCTTCGCTCTGGTCACCCGCGCGCTGGAAGCGGTGGGGGCCGACAACGGATTCGCCCACACCGAGCTGAAGCTCACCCCCGACGGCCCCCGCATCATCGAACTCAACGGCCGGCTCTCGGGCCATGTGAACATGATGGCCCGAGAATCCTGCGGTGTGGATATGGTGCGTATCGGCGCCCTGTTGGCCCTGGGTGAAGAGCCTTATCTGCCGACTTTCGACTTCGGCGGAAAGGTTCATTTCCAGTACAACAATCTGGCGCCGCTGCGCCCTGCCGGCCTGGTGGCGGTGCATGGCGCCGAGGCCGTCCGTGAGCTGCCCGGTATCACCGCCTACCGCAATTTCGTCCGCCCCGGCGACGACCTTCCCGGCGGCACCAGCACCCTGACCCTGGACACCATTTCGGGCGTGTGCGAAGGACATGAGGCGGTGATGCGCACCATTGACGCGGCCCGTGCGGCGCTCACTTTCGATTTCCGTTTCGAGGACGGCGTACACTCCCTCAACGGCCTGGAACTCCCGCTGCACTGA
- a CDS encoding condensation domain-containing protein, with amino-acid sequence MEELRKERGGTPPLVARESAAAGRDEVADILLGVLRENLSVQEIGLDDKFYALGGDSLIALRVINDARARGIPLTLRDVMVHQSVRAMLSSPSVAAAPADGNPSEGHGPAGSAAPFSLLAPEDRTRIPEGVQDALPASALQTGMLYLCETSQDPLLYHSMDGWEVAAPFDESSFRTALDALARRHPALRTAFDFGGLSVPAQLVWADARPGLSIERAADADGGAALLRAWCDQQLAAPIDWRSPSLVRCHVVALPGSFHTVLAVHHAILDGWSLSRMAVELMTLYAAARDGADAGLPALSPDVQHDFLSAERAAADSPAAAAHWFRQADAPALLFDAAKHRKTPDADGRVEFALDAALVRSLSGVARMLGVPVKSVALAAHVRALGTWVRRDHDIVTGLVFNTRPPSAGSDLATGLFLNTLPVRFATVDDTWAGLIRAAADAESEGAPHQAYPQAQIVERLGRPPFDVTFNFMHFHAYRELDRLASVPTRGWWRRGKPSFPFHVNVEISGAEGQVRIGFDPAFLARTSVEAYAGTLRRALASLVANPVSPAAPSTPENRGK; translated from the coding sequence ATGGAGGAATTGCGGAAAGAGCGCGGCGGCACTCCGCCGCTCGTGGCGCGTGAGTCCGCCGCGGCCGGACGGGACGAGGTGGCCGACATCCTCCTGGGCGTGCTCCGGGAGAACCTGTCGGTCCAGGAGATCGGCCTGGACGACAAGTTCTACGCCCTCGGCGGGGACTCGCTGATCGCCCTCCGCGTGATCAACGACGCCCGTGCGCGGGGAATCCCGCTCACCCTGCGCGATGTGATGGTGCATCAGAGCGTGCGCGCCATGCTGAGCTCGCCCTCGGTGGCCGCGGCACCGGCCGACGGCAACCCCTCGGAGGGGCACGGGCCGGCGGGGAGCGCGGCGCCGTTCTCCCTCCTCGCCCCGGAGGACCGCACCCGGATCCCCGAGGGGGTGCAGGACGCCCTGCCCGCCTCGGCGCTCCAGACCGGCATGCTCTACCTCTGCGAGACCAGCCAGGACCCGCTGCTCTACCACAGCATGGACGGCTGGGAGGTCGCCGCCCCCTTCGACGAGAGCAGCTTCCGTACCGCCCTCGACGCCCTCGCCCGCCGGCACCCGGCGCTGCGCACCGCCTTCGACTTCGGCGGGCTCTCGGTGCCGGCCCAGCTCGTCTGGGCAGACGCCCGGCCCGGCCTGAGCATCGAGCGGGCCGCCGACGCCGACGGGGGCGCGGCCCTGCTGCGCGCCTGGTGCGACCAGCAGCTCGCCGCACCGATCGACTGGCGGTCCCCGTCCCTGGTCCGCTGCCATGTGGTGGCGCTGCCCGGCTCCTTCCACACCGTGCTGGCGGTCCACCACGCCATCCTCGACGGCTGGAGCCTGAGCCGGATGGCCGTGGAGCTGATGACCCTCTACGCCGCGGCGCGGGACGGCGCGGACGCGGGGCTGCCGGCGCTGTCCCCGGACGTACAGCACGACTTCCTCTCCGCCGAACGCGCGGCCGCCGACTCGCCGGCCGCCGCAGCGCACTGGTTCCGGCAGGCGGACGCACCCGCCCTGCTCTTCGACGCGGCGAAGCACCGGAAGACCCCCGACGCGGACGGCCGCGTCGAGTTCGCCCTGGACGCGGCGCTGGTGCGCTCCCTGTCCGGGGTGGCCCGGATGCTCGGTGTCCCGGTGAAGTCCGTCGCGCTGGCCGCGCACGTACGGGCGCTGGGCACCTGGGTCCGGCGCGACCACGACATCGTCACCGGCCTGGTGTTCAACACCCGCCCGCCGAGCGCCGGTTCCGACCTGGCGACCGGGCTCTTCCTCAACACGCTGCCGGTGCGCTTCGCGACCGTCGACGACACCTGGGCGGGGCTCATCCGCGCCGCCGCCGACGCGGAGAGCGAGGGCGCCCCGCACCAGGCCTACCCCCAGGCGCAGATCGTGGAGCGGCTCGGCCGGCCGCCGTTCGACGTCACCTTCAACTTCATGCACTTCCATGCCTACCGGGAGCTCGACCGGCTGGCATCCGTGCCCACGCGTGGCTGGTGGCGCCGGGGCAAGCCCAGCTTCCCGTTCCACGTCAACGTCGAGATCAGCGGCGCCGAGGGCCAGGTGCGCATCGGCTTCGACCCGGCCTTCCTGGCGCGGACCTCCGTGGAGGCCTACGCCGGCACCCTGCGGCGGGCGCTGGCCTCGCTGGTGGCCAATCCGGTCAGCCCGGCCGCACCGTCCACGCCGGAGAACCGGGGGAAATGA
- a CDS encoding MFS transporter has product MTQTAQPRGETAAAPTSLWRNRNFMLLWFGQGAGTLGPRTALIVLPVLALDTLHAGTFQVSLLTSLGWLPYLLFSLPAGVLADRLDQRKIMIFCDVARLLLILSVPLIALAGRLTLWYLYAVVGVSGVLTVLFTVAYRSQLPKLVSASQLVDGNGKLGMCESLAEVAGPGLGGALVGLVGATRTLYANVLTYALSALTLGLIRVPKSEQGPPAGARPVPFRAAMGEGLTFVRKQVILRRLLLCTSVCNFFVTAASSIAVTFLLRDLHASATTVGLVFTLGSVGGLVTGAFARRISARIGSARVIWVSMLLPGPLYFLMPLSQPGWGVFLYAVGLAALSANSTLFNTAALSYRQLVCPRGLLSRVSAVYLWISYGVVPLGSLFGGALATGAGLRPALWVCVLGMWSASLFVVFSPLRRMREVQLPEAAAA; this is encoded by the coding sequence ATGACGCAGACGGCCCAGCCGCGGGGCGAGACGGCAGCGGCGCCCACGTCGCTCTGGCGCAACCGGAACTTCATGCTGCTGTGGTTCGGGCAGGGGGCGGGAACGCTCGGTCCGCGGACGGCGCTGATCGTCCTCCCCGTCCTCGCGCTCGACACCCTGCACGCCGGCACGTTCCAGGTGTCGTTGCTGACCTCCCTGGGCTGGCTGCCGTATCTGCTGTTCTCGCTGCCGGCCGGTGTGCTCGCCGACCGGCTCGACCAGCGGAAGATCATGATCTTCTGCGATGTCGCCCGGCTGCTGCTGATCCTCTCCGTTCCCCTGATCGCCCTGGCGGGCCGGCTGACGCTCTGGTACCTGTACGCGGTCGTCGGCGTCTCCGGCGTGCTGACCGTGCTGTTCACGGTCGCCTACCGCAGCCAGCTGCCCAAGCTGGTGAGCGCCTCCCAACTGGTCGACGGCAACGGCAAGCTCGGCATGTGCGAGTCGCTGGCGGAGGTGGCCGGCCCCGGTCTCGGCGGTGCCCTCGTCGGCCTGGTCGGCGCCACCCGGACGCTGTACGCCAATGTGCTCACGTATGCGCTCAGCGCCCTGACGCTGGGGCTGATCCGCGTGCCGAAGTCCGAGCAGGGCCCGCCGGCGGGTGCGCGCCCCGTGCCGTTCCGGGCGGCCATGGGCGAAGGACTCACCTTCGTCCGCAAGCAGGTCATCCTGCGCAGGCTGCTGCTGTGCACCAGTGTGTGCAACTTCTTCGTGACCGCGGCCTCCTCGATCGCGGTCACCTTCCTGCTGCGCGATCTGCACGCGTCCGCGACCACCGTCGGCCTGGTGTTCACCCTGGGGTCCGTCGGCGGTCTGGTCACCGGCGCGTTCGCCCGGCGGATCTCCGCCCGGATCGGGAGCGCGCGCGTCATCTGGGTGTCGATGCTGCTGCCCGGCCCGCTGTACTTCCTGATGCCGCTGTCGCAGCCGGGCTGGGGGGTCTTCCTGTACGCGGTCGGGCTGGCCGCGCTGTCCGCCAACAGCACCCTGTTCAACACCGCGGCCCTGTCCTACCGCCAGCTGGTCTGCCCGCGCGGGCTGCTCAGCCGGGTGAGCGCGGTCTACCTCTGGATCAGCTACGGCGTCGTGCCGCTCGGCTCCCTGTTCGGCGGCGCACTCGCCACCGGGGCCGGGCTGCGGCCGGCGCTGTGGGTGTGCGTGCTGGGGATGTGGAGCGCCTCGCTGTTCGTGGTCTTCTCGCCCCTCAGGAGGATGCGCGAGGTGCAGCTTCCGGAAGCGGCGGCCGCCTGA
- a CDS encoding helix-turn-helix domain-containing protein: MVVAVNGEEFGQQLRKFRERTRLTQTELSGLSMVSVRAVRNLEQGQVAVPRRDTVRLLADALRLTSQERVAFERAAGCEAGEAMFESLTLSPTAAARPLYGREWEVDTVLRRVQSEYERITALTGFGGVGKTHLATAVAHTLRSLNGVPTLWASLRHESAQSAALFRGPLGEPAPGARVSGPSGNRVGDRGERIEALLTREDGSVDHLVRLIGDRPALLVLDGNDAGQVTRPTLWALLRECPKVRILETARTPQGGPEDYRLALRPLSVAAAAAGREETAASPAVALLVELITDLQPEFRLDEATLAVCAEVSRRLDGLPRALEAAASWFTLISPEEIVGMAREEPHLLATHPGDRTDVASTVRDAVAAQPGPYRDLLVRLSDWPGAWTVEKVVASIGIPRAQVARAIHAFLQCGLIMKVASGGDNLVRFTLLNVIRTYLQGPPGGAVPQWGT; encoded by the coding sequence ATGGTTGTCGCAGTCAACGGTGAGGAATTCGGACAGCAGCTTCGAAAGTTCCGGGAGCGCACTCGGCTCACCCAGACCGAGCTCTCCGGACTGTCCATGGTCAGCGTGCGGGCTGTCCGGAATCTGGAGCAGGGACAAGTGGCGGTTCCGCGCCGGGACACCGTCCGGCTGCTCGCGGACGCCCTGCGGCTGACCTCGCAGGAGCGTGTCGCCTTCGAGCGGGCCGCCGGGTGCGAGGCGGGTGAGGCGATGTTCGAGTCGCTGACCCTGTCGCCCACGGCGGCGGCCCGGCCGCTGTACGGCCGCGAGTGGGAGGTCGACACGGTCCTCCGGCGCGTACAGAGCGAGTACGAACGCATCACCGCCCTCACGGGATTCGGGGGCGTGGGCAAGACGCATCTGGCCACCGCGGTGGCCCACACGCTCCGTTCGCTGAACGGCGTGCCCACGCTGTGGGCGTCCTTGCGGCACGAGTCGGCGCAGTCGGCGGCGTTATTCCGGGGCCCCCTCGGCGAACCGGCCCCCGGTGCACGGGTGTCGGGCCCGTCCGGCAACCGCGTGGGCGATCGAGGTGAGCGCATCGAGGCGTTGCTGACCCGCGAGGACGGCAGCGTCGACCACCTCGTGCGGCTCATCGGCGACCGGCCCGCGCTGCTGGTGCTCGACGGCAACGACGCGGGGCAGGTGACCCGCCCCACCCTGTGGGCGCTGCTCCGGGAGTGCCCGAAGGTACGCATTCTCGAGACCGCCCGTACCCCGCAGGGAGGGCCCGAGGACTACCGGCTCGCCCTGCGCCCGCTGTCCGTCGCCGCGGCCGCCGCGGGCCGCGAGGAGACCGCGGCCTCGCCCGCGGTGGCCCTGCTGGTCGAACTGATCACGGACCTCCAGCCCGAATTCCGGCTCGACGAGGCCACGTTGGCGGTCTGCGCGGAGGTGAGCCGACGGCTGGACGGCCTGCCGAGAGCCCTGGAGGCGGCCGCCTCCTGGTTCACCCTCATCTCGCCCGAGGAGATCGTGGGCATGGCACGTGAGGAACCGCATCTGCTGGCGACCCACCCCGGGGACCGCACGGATGTGGCGAGCACGGTGCGGGACGCGGTGGCGGCGCAGCCGGGGCCCTATCGCGACCTGCTGGTCAGGCTCAGTGACTGGCCGGGGGCCTGGACCGTGGAGAAGGTGGTCGCCAGCATCGGCATCCCGCGGGCCCAGGTCGCCCGCGCCATCCATGCCTTCCTGCAGTGCGGCCTCATCATGAAAGTCGCCTCCGGCGGCGACAACCTTGTCCGGTTCACCCTCCTCAACGTCATCCGCACCTACCTGCAGGGGCCGCCCGGGGGCGCTGTCCCCCAGTGGGGGACGTAG
- a CDS encoding sugar phosphate isomerase/epimerase family protein produces the protein MPFATGVAVQRYLSAEEGLAAAQDEGCSHWYIDASLMADMPHNWSGERSRSLVAAAADRGLSPILHGNFRAPLASEIPEVREASLQYVRSEIELAARLEATSLVIHGGAFVEPRPTKAHRDAALERFLTLLSEVVREAAEKGVEVWLENLSYYPKFRPFSYVFTRETDFSVAVDAIPGIKFILDVGHANVNQSAAVPTFEKFSSSVAALSLSNNGGDQDAHLALDEGTLSVREITDAIRARNWEGVIAFETRNESVESGIAYLTKIWESAAGSPV, from the coding sequence TTGCCCTTTGCCACCGGTGTCGCCGTCCAGCGCTATCTGAGCGCCGAAGAAGGGCTGGCCGCGGCCCAGGACGAGGGGTGCAGCCACTGGTACATCGACGCCAGCCTGATGGCGGACATGCCGCACAACTGGTCCGGCGAGCGCAGCCGTTCACTGGTCGCGGCCGCGGCCGACCGGGGCCTGTCGCCCATCCTGCACGGCAACTTCCGGGCGCCGCTGGCCTCGGAGATCCCGGAGGTCCGGGAGGCGTCCCTGCAGTACGTGCGCAGCGAAATCGAATTGGCGGCACGGCTGGAGGCGACCTCGCTGGTGATCCACGGCGGTGCGTTCGTCGAACCCCGCCCGACGAAGGCGCACCGCGACGCCGCGCTCGAACGGTTCCTCACCCTGCTGTCCGAGGTCGTCCGCGAGGCGGCCGAGAAGGGCGTCGAGGTCTGGCTGGAGAACCTCTCCTACTACCCGAAGTTCCGTCCGTTCTCGTACGTCTTCACACGGGAGACGGACTTCTCGGTGGCAGTGGACGCGATACCCGGCATCAAGTTCATCCTCGACGTCGGCCACGCGAACGTGAACCAGTCGGCCGCGGTGCCGACGTTCGAGAAGTTCTCGTCGTCGGTCGCCGCCCTGTCGCTGAGCAACAACGGAGGCGACCAGGACGCCCATCTCGCGCTGGACGAGGGCACGCTGTCCGTCCGCGAGATCACCGACGCCATCCGGGCCCGCAACTGGGAGGGCGTCATCGCCTTCGAGACCCGCAACGAGAGCGTCGAGAGCGGCATCGCCTACCTCACCAAGATCTGGGAGTCCGCTGCCGGTTCCCCAGTCTGA
- a CDS encoding lipoate--protein ligase family protein, with translation MHGEYKVPDGKLVVVDLNVEGGVLRNVRVAGDFFLEPDEALLSIDAALEGAPAHTDAAGLAARIDRALPDGAVLLGITTEGVAVAVRRALAQATEWGDYDWQLIHERPQPPALHMALDEVITTEVAAGRRPPTLRVWEWDSPAVIIGSFQSLRNEVSPEGVARHGITVVRRISGGGAMFAEPQSTITYSLAVPEALVSGLSFADSYAYLDDWVLAALGDMGIKAWYQPLNDIATDVGKVAGAAQKRVVGPGGGPGAVLHHVTMAYDIDADKMLDVLRIGREKLSDKGTRSAGKRVDPLRRQTGLPRETVIEKMIDSFRSRYGLTRGGVTDEELARAQDLVRTKFTHPEWTARVP, from the coding sequence GTGCACGGCGAGTACAAGGTCCCCGACGGCAAGCTCGTCGTGGTCGATCTGAACGTCGAGGGCGGCGTTCTGCGGAACGTACGGGTGGCCGGCGATTTCTTCCTGGAACCCGACGAGGCCCTCCTGTCCATCGACGCGGCCCTGGAAGGCGCCCCGGCCCACACCGACGCGGCAGGTCTCGCCGCCCGTATCGACCGGGCCCTGCCCGACGGCGCGGTGCTGCTGGGCATCACGACGGAGGGGGTGGCCGTCGCCGTGCGCCGCGCGCTGGCGCAGGCCACCGAGTGGGGCGACTACGACTGGCAGCTCATTCACGAGCGCCCGCAGCCGCCGGCCCTGCACATGGCGCTCGACGAGGTCATCACCACCGAGGTCGCCGCGGGCCGGCGTCCGCCGACGCTCCGCGTCTGGGAGTGGGACTCCCCCGCCGTGATCATCGGCAGCTTCCAGTCGCTGCGCAACGAGGTCAGCCCCGAGGGCGTCGCCCGCCACGGCATCACCGTCGTGCGCCGGATCTCCGGCGGCGGCGCCATGTTCGCCGAACCGCAGAGCACCATCACCTACTCCCTGGCCGTCCCCGAAGCGCTCGTCTCGGGCCTCTCGTTCGCCGACAGCTACGCCTACCTCGACGACTGGGTCCTCGCCGCGCTCGGCGACATGGGCATCAAGGCGTGGTACCAGCCGCTCAACGACATCGCCACCGACGTCGGGAAGGTCGCGGGCGCCGCGCAGAAGCGCGTGGTCGGGCCGGGCGGCGGACCGGGTGCGGTCCTGCACCACGTGACCATGGCCTACGACATCGACGCCGACAAGATGCTCGACGTGCTGCGCATCGGCAGGGAGAAGCTCTCCGACAAGGGCACCAGGAGTGCAGGGAAGCGCGTCGATCCGCTGCGCCGTCAGACCGGGCTGCCCCGCGAGACCGTCATCGAGAAGATGATCGACTCCTTCCGCTCCCGCTACGGCCTCACCCGGGGCGGGGTCACCGACGAGGAACTGGCCCGCGCCCAGGACCTCGTGCGGACCAAGTTCACCCACCCGGAGTGGACCGCACGCGTTCCCTGA
- a CDS encoding NCS1 family nucleobase:cation symporter-1 produces the protein MSATPSPVPPELPIAPPGQLTAPDGRVEPAPGAIAVHGRYVNDDLRPVPLSERRWTTYNFTALWVGMAHNIPSWTLASGLVALGMDWKQAVFTIALANVVVLVPMLLTGHAGPKYGIPFPVLARASFGLRGANLPALVRAAVACCWFGIQTWIGGQGIYVLLGKIFGGDWAGAASVGGYPWTLWLCFLVFWAVELAIIHRGMETLRRFENWAAPFVLVGALALLGWMAAKAGGFGALLDQPSALGWGEHFWPVFFPSLMGMIGFWATLSLNIPDFTRFGAGQRAQVWGQSLGLPTTMTAFALLSVLVTSGSQAVYGAPIWDPVALAGKSDSVFGLLFALVTVLIATISVNIAANVVSPAYDLAHLAPKLINFRTGALITGVVGVIILPWKLTATPELYIFTWLGVVGGLLGTVAGILIADYWIIRRTVLDLADLYRPGGRYWYSAGWNWRAVLAFVVGGLLAVGGSYSQPGKGPFPADGLIPFLRPLADYGWAVGLATGLTLYTVLMVMAPGRSARPERTGSTG, from the coding sequence ATGTCCGCGACCCCCTCACCCGTGCCGCCGGAGCTCCCCATAGCGCCCCCGGGCCAGCTCACCGCCCCGGACGGCCGCGTCGAACCGGCGCCGGGCGCCATCGCCGTCCACGGCCGGTACGTCAACGACGACCTGCGCCCCGTACCGCTCTCCGAACGCCGCTGGACCACCTACAACTTCACCGCCCTCTGGGTCGGCATGGCCCACAACATCCCCTCCTGGACGCTCGCCTCCGGGCTGGTGGCGCTCGGCATGGACTGGAAGCAGGCGGTGTTCACCATCGCCCTGGCCAATGTCGTCGTCCTCGTCCCGATGCTGCTCACCGGGCATGCGGGACCGAAGTACGGCATCCCCTTCCCCGTGCTGGCGCGGGCGTCGTTCGGGCTGCGCGGCGCCAATCTGCCCGCGCTGGTACGGGCCGCCGTGGCCTGCTGCTGGTTCGGCATCCAGACCTGGATCGGCGGCCAGGGCATCTACGTCCTGCTGGGCAAGATCTTCGGCGGTGACTGGGCCGGAGCGGCCTCCGTCGGCGGCTACCCCTGGACCCTCTGGCTCTGCTTCCTGGTCTTCTGGGCCGTCGAACTCGCCATCATCCACCGGGGCATGGAGACCCTGCGCCGCTTCGAGAACTGGGCCGCGCCCTTCGTCCTCGTCGGCGCGCTGGCGCTGCTCGGATGGATGGCGGCCAAGGCGGGCGGGTTTGGAGCGCTGCTGGACCAGCCGAGCGCACTGGGCTGGGGCGAGCACTTCTGGCCGGTCTTCTTCCCGTCCCTCATGGGCATGATCGGCTTCTGGGCCACCCTGTCCCTCAACATCCCCGACTTCACCCGCTTCGGCGCCGGCCAGCGGGCCCAGGTCTGGGGACAGTCCCTGGGGCTGCCGACCACGATGACGGCGTTCGCGCTGCTCTCCGTCCTGGTCACCTCCGGTTCGCAGGCGGTGTACGGGGCGCCGATCTGGGACCCCGTCGCCCTGGCCGGCAAGTCCGACAGCGTCTTCGGCCTGCTCTTCGCCCTGGTCACGGTCCTGATCGCGACGATCTCCGTGAACATCGCCGCCAATGTCGTCTCGCCCGCCTACGACCTGGCCCACCTGGCGCCGAAGCTCATCAACTTCCGTACGGGCGCGCTGATCACCGGCGTGGTCGGCGTGATCATCCTGCCGTGGAAGCTCACCGCCACCCCCGAGCTGTACATCTTCACCTGGCTCGGTGTGGTCGGCGGACTGCTCGGCACCGTCGCCGGCATCCTCATCGCCGACTACTGGATCATCCGCCGCACCGTCCTCGACCTCGCCGACCTCTACCGCCCCGGCGGCCGCTACTGGTACTCGGCCGGCTGGAACTGGCGGGCCGTCCTCGCCTTCGTCGTCGGCGGACTGCTGGCCGTCGGCGGCTCGTACTCCCAGCCCGGCAAGGGTCCCTTCCCCGCCGACGGCCTGATCCCCTTCCTCAGGCCCCTGGCCGACTACGGCTGGGCGGTGGGCCTGGCCACCGGGCTGACGCTCTATACGGTGCTGATGGTCATGGCACCGGGCCGGTCGGCGCGGCCGGAGCGGACCGGCTCCACGGGATGA
- a CDS encoding TIGR03842 family LLM class F420-dependent oxidoreductase, with protein sequence MDFGVVLQADPPSSAVVSLMRRAERNGFRYGWTFDSTVLWQEPFVLYSRVLEHTERLIVGPMVTNPSTRAPEVTASTFATLNEMYGNRTVCGIGRGDSAMRVAGRPPNTLARLGQAIGVIRDLAEGREAYVGDHRIKIPWIKDGKLPVWMAAYGPKALAMAGELADGFILQLADPFLTEWMVKAVRTAAKDAGRDPDDITICVAAPAYVGDDLDHAREQCRWFGGMVGNHVADLVARYGEHSGMVPDELTEYIASREGYDYAHHGRSGNPDAGFVSDAVIDRFCLLGPAAAHIDKLRQLEALGVDQFALYAMHDAKESTIDAYGAEILPAFAD encoded by the coding sequence GTGGACTTCGGAGTTGTTCTGCAGGCCGACCCGCCCTCCTCCGCCGTGGTGTCCCTGATGCGCCGTGCCGAGCGCAACGGCTTCCGCTACGGCTGGACCTTCGACTCGACCGTGCTGTGGCAGGAACCGTTCGTCCTCTACAGCCGCGTCCTGGAGCACACCGAGCGACTGATCGTCGGCCCGATGGTCACCAACCCCTCCACCCGGGCCCCCGAGGTCACCGCCTCCACCTTCGCCACCCTCAACGAGATGTACGGCAACCGCACGGTCTGCGGCATCGGCCGGGGCGACTCCGCGATGCGGGTGGCCGGCCGGCCGCCCAACACCCTGGCCCGGCTGGGCCAGGCGATCGGCGTCATCCGGGATCTGGCCGAGGGCCGGGAGGCGTACGTCGGCGACCACCGGATCAAGATCCCCTGGATCAAGGACGGCAAGCTCCCGGTCTGGATGGCCGCCTACGGGCCCAAGGCCCTCGCCATGGCCGGCGAACTGGCCGACGGGTTCATCCTCCAGCTGGCCGACCCCTTCCTCACCGAATGGATGGTCAAGGCCGTACGGACCGCCGCGAAGGACGCCGGCCGCGACCCGGACGACATCACGATCTGCGTCGCCGCACCGGCCTATGTGGGCGACGACCTGGACCACGCCCGCGAGCAGTGCCGCTGGTTCGGTGGCATGGTCGGCAACCACGTCGCCGACCTCGTCGCACGCTACGGCGAGCACTCCGGCATGGTGCCGGACGAGCTGACCGAGTACATCGCCTCCCGGGAGGGCTACGACTACGCCCACCACGGCCGGTCCGGCAACCCCGACGCCGGCTTCGTGTCGGACGCGGTCATCGACCGCTTCTGCCTGCTCGGCCCGGCCGCCGCACACATCGACAAGCTGCGGCAACTGGAGGCGCTGGGCGTCGACCAGTTCGCGCTCTACGCCATGCACGACGCCAAGGAATCCACCATCGACGCGTACGGAGCGGAGATCCTCCCCGCGTTCGCCGACTGA